The DNA sequence AAAGTTACAACTTATGAAACACATGCAAACTCATGAGGACCCACCTGAGTGTCATATCTGTGGGAAAATATTGAAACAGAGAGGCTCCATGAAGAGACACATGAAAATTCATATGTGTTCTTTGTGTGGTAAGAAGGTCTGTCAGTTGCGGATTCATATGAGGATTCATGCAGGAGAAAAACCACATGAATGCTCAATTTGTTGTAAGAAATTCATAAGAAAATGCAACCTTGATAGACATAGTCAAATGCACTTACAAGAGGAACCCAATCAGTGTTACATATGCAAGTCTACGTTTAGCAGTTGTAACCAACTTGAGATGCATGTAGAAGATCATATTGAAGAAAAGCAGCAAGATTGTGTGTTTTGTAATAAGAAGTTTAAAGTTCAGGACTCACTCACAGAACAGAAGTGCACTCATATAAGAAAGACAATGTTTGAATGCTCACTGTGCAGAAAGGGATTCTTTGAAAAAGCAGCAGCAAGAAAACATTTGCTAATTCATTCATATGGAGAAAGATCATTACAGTGGTTAGAGTGTGATAAATCGTTTAAGGAAAATAGTGAATTGAAAGACCATATGAAGAGGCACAGAGAAAAAATGGCGGCTTCTTGCACAGTTTGTCAAAGAAATTTTTTTAATGAAGTTGCTCTTAATGAACATATGAGTACCCATGTAGAAAAGCCTTTCCAGATAGATGCTGTGTTTATTAAACAAGAAGTAGATAGTACTATtgaagttaaagaagaaagtctTTTGGACCATGGCTGCATAAAGTATGAAAGTGAATCTGATGGTGTTTATGATTGTAATGCATAATACCACTGCCATTGAAAAAATTCACTTGGATTGTATTTAGATtattatgatgtatgatgaaCATCTTGGACTGTTAAATTATGTTTGGAGTTTACCAGGTACCATATTTACTTGAATATAAGGGTGAATTTTCAATGTTTCGTGCAAAAAAAGCTTGTACCTCAATTCTAAGTCATCCCAAAGTTTTGCTACCAATTTGAAAACAGACAGAGGAGAGCATGGGAGCACTAGTGTGCCATGTTGTTTGATTACATTACATTTGGATTTACATAGAGTTTGAATGCTACAGCATTTGCACTTATTTGTAACTTAAAAACATGAGCATTTTGTTGTTTGTTTACTACAGAAAGTACCTgtttattaatctcataacattTCAGAACATATTTTATACAGTACAGTATGTTGTGCTGTGTTTTAATTGAACATCATGAAAGATTATCATCACATGACAAAATAAAGTGCTTTATCTACAGGACTAAATCCACTCTATATCTCATCAGCACATCCAGTGTTAAATTTAGTCTGGTACTTCTTTCCATATCACTGCCAAAACTAATAAATGCTAGGCTCTTACTCATTTTGGGAGAGTTAGAGTACCATATAAAAAGAGAGAACCTTCAGTACTTAGGTATAAATTCAACAGGTGAGGTGAAGGAAAAGGGTGTGAGGAGATgccattttgttttttttgcatCAAATCCAAAAGCGTGGATGGACAAACTGTTTGAATCCATGGTATTtgtgtgtaattt is a window from the Panulirus ornatus isolate Po-2019 chromosome 3, ASM3632096v1, whole genome shotgun sequence genome containing:
- the LOC139760935 gene encoding uncharacterized protein; protein product: MGSRKEKSFTCTVCGKSSKYSADIKKHMRIHTGEKPFRCSICGKGFGAAGNRNRHMQIHSGEKPYECTMCLKRFSEKGTLKKHMLVHTGDERYHCSICKKNFIQSGHLKRHLRTHTGEKPFKCADCAMGFADKDGLRQHVHKHTGEKQHKCHLCKKQFVKATTLRRHALIHTCEKPHHCSDCGMKFSRKLQLMKHMQTHEDPPECHICGKILKQRGSMKRHMKIHMCSLCGKKVCQLRIHMRIHAGEKPHECSICCKKFIRKCNLDRHSQMHLQEEPNQCYICKSTFSSCNQLEMHVEDHIEEKQQDCVFCNKKFKVQDSLTEQKCTHIRKTMFECSLCRKGFFEKAAARKHLLIHSYGERSLQWLECDKSFKENSELKDHMKRHREKMAASCTVCQRNFFNEVALNEHMSTHVEKPFQIDAVFIKQEVDSTIEVKEESLLDHGCIKYESESDGVYDCNA